Proteins co-encoded in one Luteolibacter sp. Y139 genomic window:
- a CDS encoding ExbD/TolR family protein, whose protein sequence is MASADDKSYDDINVTPMVDLYLVLLLIFIILTTAGVQGMKVQLPKSAAAMDLSQRKMQAITVNTQGKIALNTYPVSLAELESKLGKLKATTKDLPVVIRGDRKSQYQGVMDVLEVLGRVGIDNIGLAAEGSN, encoded by the coding sequence ATGGCTTCCGCCGACGACAAGTCCTACGACGACATCAACGTCACGCCGATGGTGGACCTCTACCTGGTGCTGCTGTTGATCTTCATCATCCTTACGACCGCAGGCGTGCAGGGGATGAAGGTGCAGTTGCCGAAGTCGGCGGCGGCGATGGATCTGTCGCAGCGGAAGATGCAGGCCATCACCGTGAATACCCAGGGCAAGATCGCCCTCAATACCTATCCCGTGAGCCTCGCCGAGCTGGAATCCAAGCTCGGCAAGCTGAAGGCCACGACCAAGGACCTGCCGGTCGTCATCCGTGGCGACCGCAAGAGCCAATACCAAGGAGTGATGGACGTGCTCGAAGTGCTCGGGCGCGTGGGCATCGATAACATCGGCCTCGCTGCCGAGGGATCCAACTGA